Proteins encoded in a region of the Corynebacterium breve genome:
- a CDS encoding LacI family DNA-binding transcriptional regulator, translating to MNSGESSSPETPNPSVTIYDIAEVAGVSPSTVSRAFSRPDRVSFKTAEKIRAVATQLGYGTKLETRSTLRETKDLVGLIGADLSNEYYIEILRGAAHAGWVEDVWITASDVQESPQKSLAAIDKLSGQVDGFILVSARLSNSEIQKVARTKPTVVVNRPVPGVPSVLVDNYDGTTNLISHLAEQGATTVSYLSWPEESWTDAVRWRALLDASSGTAPDKTEIITRHMPLPQEKLATMSHMQVSKVTVISPTVKGGRNAFTQWKSAPTDAVICYNDLVARGFISQAQAEGWTAPRDLLIAGYDNNSVATLSTPSLTTVAGPLRSVGRVAAANLIALVRGLKKPMVKPRVLPTRLIVRESTSRTVPVPRKRSS from the coding sequence ATGAACTCGGGTGAATCCTCGTCGCCAGAAACACCGAACCCTTCCGTCACCATTTACGACATCGCCGAGGTGGCCGGAGTATCGCCATCAACTGTTTCTCGAGCCTTCTCACGACCAGATCGAGTGAGTTTCAAAACAGCCGAGAAGATCCGCGCGGTGGCCACACAACTGGGCTACGGCACTAAGCTAGAAACGCGCAGCACGCTACGTGAAACCAAAGACCTCGTTGGTCTTATCGGCGCGGATCTAAGCAACGAATACTACATCGAGATCCTGCGGGGCGCGGCCCATGCGGGTTGGGTCGAAGACGTATGGATCACCGCGAGCGATGTCCAGGAATCACCACAGAAGTCCCTCGCCGCCATCGACAAGCTTTCCGGCCAAGTCGATGGGTTCATTTTGGTTTCGGCCCGGTTGAGTAATTCGGAGATTCAAAAGGTGGCTCGCACCAAACCTACTGTCGTCGTTAATCGCCCCGTGCCGGGAGTCCCCAGCGTGTTGGTTGATAACTACGACGGAACCACGAACTTGATTTCGCACCTGGCGGAGCAGGGGGCAACCACTGTGTCTTATTTATCTTGGCCGGAGGAGTCGTGGACCGACGCGGTCCGGTGGCGGGCACTTCTCGACGCATCCAGTGGCACTGCGCCGGACAAGACCGAGATCATCACGCGCCATATGCCACTGCCTCAGGAGAAGCTGGCCACGATGTCCCACATGCAGGTCAGCAAGGTTACTGTCATCTCCCCAACCGTCAAGGGTGGTCGCAATGCATTCACACAATGGAAATCCGCCCCTACCGATGCAGTCATCTGCTACAACGACTTAGTGGCACGCGGATTCATCAGCCAAGCCCAAGCCGAAGGCTGGACCGCCCCGCGAGATTTGCTCATCGCGGGCTACGACAACAACAGCGTAGCTACCCTCTCGACCCCGAGCCTCACAACAGTCGCGGGACCGTTGCGCTCCGTGGGGCGAGTTGCGGCTGCGAACCTGATCGCCCTTGTACGGGGATTGAAAAAGCCAATGGTGAAGCCACGCGTGCTTCCGACGCGACTCATTGTCCGCGAGTCCACCTCCCGCACTGTGCCGGTGCCGCGGAAGAGGTCGTCGTAA
- the gntP gene encoding gluconate permease GntP, translating to MEWLHIVWVVLGIALMLLLNIKWKINAMIALLLAALLIGLLEGFPLMDLLDTIQSGFGSTLGSLAIIVVFGSVIGKLMVDSGAADRIADTLIERLGIKRVKIAMVIAGTIFGLAMFYEVAFIIMAPLIVAVASRANIPFMKIAIPAVAATTTAHSLFPPQPGPVALVDAYGADMGMVYIYGALVAIPTVIITGWVLPRFLGDLNYPTPTLLRADEPVPEDERPSFAISMFVPLIPAILMITATVANVWLAEGSTTFSVVNFFGSSVVSVTLAMFAAIYFYAIRTGHGIKWGMDSFENAVKGIAMVVLIIGAGGALKQVIIDTGIGDYIGSLMTASSVSPYIMAWLITVLIRLATGQGVVSAMTAAGIIAAALMDPTTGTLTGVDPALLVMATAAGSNTLTHVNDASFWLFKGYFDLSVKDTLKTWGLLQLCNSLVGLGVVMLLSLVIPGA from the coding sequence ATGGAATGGCTCCATATCGTGTGGGTAGTGCTCGGAATTGCGCTGATGCTGCTGCTCAATATCAAATGGAAAATTAACGCAATGATTGCGCTGCTGCTCGCTGCGCTGCTCATTGGCCTTCTTGAGGGTTTCCCTCTGATGGACCTTCTCGACACAATCCAATCCGGGTTCGGGTCGACGCTCGGTTCGCTGGCGATCATCGTCGTTTTTGGTTCGGTGATCGGCAAACTCATGGTCGATTCAGGAGCCGCCGATCGCATCGCAGACACATTGATCGAACGGCTCGGGATCAAAAGGGTAAAGATCGCAATGGTCATCGCTGGCACCATTTTCGGGTTAGCGATGTTTTACGAGGTTGCTTTCATTATTATGGCGCCTCTCATTGTCGCCGTGGCAAGCCGAGCAAATATCCCGTTTATGAAGATCGCTATCCCCGCGGTCGCCGCCACGACTACTGCTCACTCGTTGTTTCCGCCGCAGCCTGGACCTGTGGCTCTGGTCGATGCCTACGGTGCCGACATGGGCATGGTGTATATCTACGGCGCCTTAGTCGCCATCCCGACGGTGATTATTACTGGTTGGGTACTGCCGAGGTTTCTCGGTGATTTGAACTACCCGACCCCAACTTTGCTCCGCGCCGACGAACCGGTACCCGAAGATGAGCGCCCCTCGTTTGCCATCTCCATGTTCGTGCCATTGATTCCGGCGATTCTGATGATTACCGCTACGGTGGCCAACGTCTGGTTGGCTGAAGGATCGACGACGTTCAGCGTGGTCAACTTCTTCGGTTCTTCGGTGGTGTCGGTGACTTTGGCGATGTTCGCTGCGATCTACTTCTATGCCATTAGGACAGGCCACGGCATCAAGTGGGGGATGGATTCGTTTGAAAATGCTGTCAAAGGCATCGCGATGGTCGTCCTCATTATCGGTGCGGGCGGTGCGCTAAAGCAGGTAATTATTGACACCGGCATCGGCGATTACATTGGCTCGTTGATGACGGCGTCGTCGGTAAGTCCTTACATCATGGCGTGGCTAATTACCGTCTTGATCCGCCTAGCGACGGGGCAGGGAGTTGTCTCGGCGATGACGGCTGCGGGCATCATTGCCGCAGCACTGATGGACCCCACCACAGGAACGCTGACCGGAGTGGACCCAGCCTTGTTGGTCATGGCCACGGCTGCGGGCTCCAATACACTAACCCATGTCAACGATGCATCGTTCTGGCTGTTCAAGGGCTATTTTGATCTCTCTGTCAAGGACACCTTGAAAACGTGGGGCCTGCTTCAGTTGTGCAACTCCCTGGTTGGTCTCGGAGTAGTGATGCTGCTCTCGCTGGTGATCCCCGGCGCATAA
- a CDS encoding mannitol dehydrogenase family protein: MTQKLNRTNYDAPAAPIRLVHLGLGAFHRAHQVWYTQKADPNWGYASFTGRSGRVSDQLEPQDGLYTLVTRSGDGDSPEVITSLVEAQPSYNLERFRELLGDENVSVVTLTVTEAGYHLAEDGSLLHDDDVKFDISELQKDTPEKLETAAGRIIYGLKARMAAGYGGLAVMSCDNVADNGPLTRNSVIGLAKEIDSELASWIESNVTFPSTSIDRITPATTDELIEDVKRETGFEDASPVVTEPFASWVIEGEFPAGRPEWEKAGVVFVDDIEQFERRKLWLLNGSHSLMAYYAQLKGHATVDEAINDPDVRARVEALWDEAANHLTADGLDIPGYRDDLIERFENPRIRHNLAQIAIDGGTKQRMRAVPIMKSELADGRPGNGAALSIAAWIEYILRADEIQDTRADDLEAARKSDDPVKALIAALDEELAANEDAVERIRGFHDEVKAL, translated from the coding sequence ATGACTCAGAAACTGAACCGCACTAACTACGACGCCCCCGCTGCCCCGATCCGCCTAGTCCACCTAGGCCTCGGCGCTTTCCACCGCGCCCACCAGGTTTGGTACACGCAGAAAGCCGATCCCAACTGGGGCTACGCATCCTTTACTGGTCGCTCCGGTCGCGTCTCTGACCAGCTAGAACCCCAGGACGGCCTCTACACCCTGGTCACACGCTCCGGCGACGGGGATAGCCCCGAGGTCATTACGTCACTGGTCGAAGCACAACCTTCCTACAACTTGGAGCGCTTCCGCGAGCTGCTTGGCGACGAAAACGTCTCGGTTGTCACTCTCACCGTCACCGAAGCCGGCTACCACTTGGCCGAGGACGGCTCACTGCTGCACGACGATGATGTGAAGTTCGACATCTCAGAACTGCAGAAGGACACACCGGAGAAGCTGGAAACCGCCGCTGGCCGCATCATCTACGGTCTGAAAGCACGTATGGCTGCCGGATACGGTGGCCTAGCGGTCATGAGCTGCGACAACGTCGCCGATAATGGTCCTTTGACCCGCAACTCCGTGATCGGTTTGGCCAAGGAGATTGACTCTGAGCTTGCTTCCTGGATCGAATCCAACGTCACCTTCCCTTCAACTTCCATCGACCGCATCACGCCTGCCACCACCGATGAACTCATCGAGGATGTCAAGCGCGAGACCGGCTTCGAGGATGCTTCCCCGGTAGTCACCGAGCCTTTCGCCTCGTGGGTCATCGAGGGAGAATTCCCTGCTGGGCGTCCCGAATGGGAGAAGGCCGGTGTGGTATTCGTCGACGATATCGAGCAGTTCGAGCGTCGCAAGCTGTGGCTTCTCAACGGTTCGCACTCCCTGATGGCGTACTACGCCCAGCTCAAGGGCCATGCAACTGTCGACGAGGCGATCAACGACCCCGACGTGCGCGCCCGTGTCGAAGCTCTCTGGGACGAGGCAGCCAACCACCTTACCGCTGACGGCCTGGACATTCCTGGTTACCGCGACGACCTGATCGAGCGTTTTGAGAATCCGCGCATCCGCCACAATTTGGCCCAGATCGCCATCGACGGAGGTACCAAGCAACGTATGCGCGCCGTACCAATCATGAAATCTGAGCTTGCAGATGGCCGCCCCGGCAACGGTGCAGCACTGTCCATTGCTGCCTGGATCGAGTACATCCTGCGCGCCGACGAAATCCAAGACACCCGCGCTGATGACCTCGAAGCAGCGCGCAAGTCCGACGATCCAGTCAAGGCTCTCATCGCTGCCCTGGATGAGGAACTTGCTGCCAACGAGGATGCCGTCGAGCGTATTCGCGGTTTTCACGACGAAGTAAAGGCGCTGTAA
- a CDS encoding cytidylate kinase family protein, whose protein sequence is MSTTTQAAPPATGRMPNHRVLTYTFGDVANNLSFMMTSMFLMVYMTDIAGLTAGVAGAIYGITKIWAGFADLIAGQTVDRFDTRWGRLRPWILFGSTPLAIVFVLLFSTPAGLGPTATIAWIFLFDAAFQLAYSFVNIPYGSLSAAMTQDPVDRSKLSGARSIASSLTGVILSAVVAPQFQDTQADGIRMKFTLTCIALGVLAVILYLICFANSREVVPRGQGQISLKNTLKMVKQNKPLLVLCSGAFFLLTSIFIMNAVGLYFARDVLGNAKWFTFLMLAQTLGTILAASFVPTITARFGKRNGYIAFGILIAVAFTLIFFLPSASLVPALIAWFLYGAGSGGTNAMMFSMQADTVDYGEWKTGIRSEGGSYSILSFVRKVGQGVGGWAGGAIIGAFGYASGAAAQSEEALRGIRVAAGVAPAVFALLAVLVMVLYPLTLQQHEKIITDLNERRTQSAIGKAKGVDVERTVNPANVGDGRSTLLRKADANHPPIVTLFGLRGSGATDIAPILAKELGVEYIGQRFSSTELSQVDKKDLISDSTFDRWMRAVSSGGLQDGDLATASEQSANHNIAAENTNYVLNAVENGGVLLGRNGALVLGDVVGAYHVRLVAPIDKRVERVMQQTGLSEAEAREQCITEDRIRAEMSDRLYNWNPNHDSDYDLVINTASVTYEQVAEFIAYCFRSKYPESKPNAASREAAPGDE, encoded by the coding sequence ATGTCCACCACAACCCAAGCGGCGCCCCCAGCCACCGGAAGGATGCCGAACCACCGGGTCCTGACGTACACGTTTGGCGACGTCGCAAACAACCTGTCCTTCATGATGACCTCGATGTTCCTCATGGTCTACATGACGGATATCGCAGGCCTCACCGCAGGTGTCGCTGGCGCTATTTACGGCATTACCAAGATCTGGGCGGGCTTCGCTGACCTCATCGCAGGCCAGACAGTTGACCGCTTTGATACCAGGTGGGGACGACTTCGCCCGTGGATCCTCTTCGGCTCCACTCCACTGGCGATCGTCTTCGTCCTGCTGTTTTCTACCCCAGCCGGCTTGGGCCCAACAGCGACGATCGCCTGGATCTTCCTGTTTGACGCAGCATTCCAGCTGGCATACTCCTTTGTGAACATTCCATACGGCTCCCTGTCTGCTGCAATGACCCAGGACCCAGTCGACCGCTCCAAGCTGTCGGGCGCGCGCTCCATCGCATCGTCGCTGACCGGTGTCATCCTCTCCGCTGTGGTTGCCCCACAGTTCCAGGACACCCAAGCTGACGGCATCCGCATGAAGTTCACCCTCACCTGTATCGCCCTAGGCGTACTTGCTGTCATCTTGTACCTGATCTGTTTTGCTAACTCGCGTGAGGTTGTCCCTCGCGGCCAAGGCCAGATCTCTTTGAAGAACACTTTGAAGATGGTCAAGCAGAACAAGCCTCTGCTGGTGCTGTGCTCCGGTGCGTTCTTCCTGCTGACTTCGATCTTCATCATGAACGCCGTGGGCTTGTACTTTGCCCGCGACGTTCTGGGCAACGCCAAGTGGTTCACCTTCCTGATGCTCGCCCAGACTTTGGGCACCATTTTGGCGGCCTCCTTTGTCCCGACGATCACCGCCCGTTTTGGCAAGCGCAACGGCTACATCGCCTTCGGAATCCTCATTGCAGTCGCTTTCACACTGATCTTCTTCCTGCCTTCCGCCAGCTTGGTCCCTGCCCTTATCGCTTGGTTCCTCTACGGCGCAGGCTCTGGCGGTACCAACGCCATGATGTTCTCGATGCAGGCTGACACCGTCGACTACGGCGAGTGGAAGACTGGCATTCGCTCCGAGGGCGGTTCCTACTCGATCCTCTCCTTCGTCCGAAAAGTTGGACAGGGTGTCGGCGGTTGGGCAGGCGGTGCCATTATCGGCGCCTTCGGCTATGCCTCTGGTGCGGCCGCTCAGTCCGAAGAAGCGCTACGCGGTATTCGCGTAGCAGCCGGTGTTGCACCTGCAGTCTTCGCCCTGCTCGCTGTTTTGGTCATGGTCCTCTACCCACTGACCCTGCAGCAGCACGAAAAGATCATTACCGATCTCAACGAGCGCCGCACTCAAAGCGCCATCGGTAAGGCAAAGGGCGTCGATGTCGAACGCACAGTCAACCCTGCCAACGTCGGTGACGGTCGTTCCACCCTGCTGCGCAAGGCGGATGCAAACCACCCACCAATCGTTACCCTGTTCGGTCTGCGTGGCTCTGGCGCAACTGATATCGCTCCGATCCTGGCTAAGGAACTCGGTGTTGAATACATCGGCCAGCGCTTCAGCTCCACCGAGCTGTCTCAGGTGGACAAGAAGGATCTCATTTCCGACTCCACCTTCGACCGCTGGATGCGCGCAGTGTCCTCCGGTGGCCTGCAAGACGGTGACCTGGCTACTGCTTCTGAGCAATCGGCGAACCACAATATCGCCGCCGAAAACACCAACTACGTACTCAACGCAGTGGAAAACGGTGGCGTGCTCTTGGGCCGCAACGGTGCTCTCGTCTTGGGTGATGTTGTGGGTGCTTACCACGTCCGCTTGGTCGCACCGATTGACAAGCGCGTTGAGCGAGTCATGCAACAAACCGGGCTCTCTGAGGCCGAGGCACGTGAACAGTGCATCACTGAGGACCGCATTCGCGCAGAGATGTCCGACCGCTTGTACAACTGGAACCCAAACCACGATTCGGATTACGACCTGGTGATCAACACCGCGTCCGTTACCTACGAACAGGTCGCAGAGTTCATCGCCTACTGCTTCCGTTCCAAGTACCCAGAATCCAAGCCAAATGCCGCCTCCCGCGAGGCCGCGCCTGGTGATGAATAA
- a CDS encoding gluconokinase: protein MDKKIIVMGVSGSGKSTIGEMLGEALDLPYKDGDDLHPQANIDKMAEGIPLNDEDRWPWLQLIGEWLEARPEGAILGCSSLKRSYRDKIRESAPDAVFVHVHGDRDLLYSRMSERPGHFMPASLLDSQLETLEPLQDDESGRVFDIANSPQDIVDDAATWLRNL, encoded by the coding sequence ATGGATAAGAAGATCATTGTGATGGGTGTCTCCGGCTCCGGCAAGTCCACCATCGGCGAAATGCTCGGCGAGGCGCTCGACCTGCCCTACAAGGATGGCGACGACCTTCACCCACAGGCAAACATCGATAAAATGGCTGAAGGCATTCCGCTTAACGACGAAGACCGCTGGCCGTGGCTCCAGCTCATTGGAGAATGGCTTGAAGCTCGCCCCGAGGGCGCAATCCTGGGTTGCAGCTCCTTGAAGCGTTCCTACCGCGACAAGATCCGAGAATCTGCGCCCGATGCTGTGTTCGTCCACGTCCACGGCGACCGCGATCTGCTGTACTCCCGCATGTCGGAGCGCCCAGGCCATTTCATGCCGGCATCGCTCCTCGACTCCCAGCTAGAGACTCTGGAGCCCCTGCAAGATGACGAGTCCGGCAGAGTCTTTGACATCGCCAACTCGCCCCAAGACATTGTCGACGACGCCGCTACTTGGTTGCGTAACCTGTAG
- a CDS encoding isochorismatase family protein has protein sequence MSNRALILVDVQNDFCPGGSLATERGSEVAAEIASFMESDVFRLNNYSHVVATQDWHIDPGSHFSDEPDFVDSWPVHCKANTNGAAMHEKIDLEKIEAFFRKGEYEAAYSGFEGKADGVLLAEWLRHNDIDSIDVCGIATDHCVRATALDGLKVGFKVRVLSGLCAAVDNARGDRALNEMDEAGADLI, from the coding sequence ATGTCTAACCGAGCACTGATTCTTGTCGATGTCCAGAACGATTTCTGCCCTGGCGGCTCGCTTGCCACTGAACGAGGCTCCGAAGTAGCAGCTGAGATCGCGTCTTTTATGGAGTCTGACGTCTTCCGACTCAACAACTACTCTCACGTCGTCGCCACCCAAGATTGGCATATCGACCCCGGCAGCCACTTTTCTGACGAACCAGACTTTGTCGATTCCTGGCCAGTCCATTGCAAAGCCAACACCAACGGCGCGGCCATGCATGAAAAAATCGATCTGGAAAAGATCGAAGCCTTTTTCCGCAAGGGCGAGTACGAGGCTGCTTATTCCGGCTTCGAAGGCAAAGCCGACGGCGTCCTGCTCGCAGAGTGGCTGCGCCACAACGACATCGACTCCATCGATGTATGCGGGATCGCTACCGACCATTGTGTGCGAGCAACAGCGCTCGACGGATTGAAAGTAGGCTTCAAGGTCCGCGTGCTGTCAGGACTGTGCGCTGCAGTAGACAACGCCCGCGGTGACCGCGCATTAAATGAAATGGACGAGGCAGGCGCCGACCTCATTTAG
- a CDS encoding DUF305 domain-containing protein, with product MSIALGAASCTAEDTPRYNATDVHFLGMMVPHHEQAIEMSDILLDSPDADPQVRDLAQRIRDGQARENDQMRTWADEWGEHEAMEFHSQHIANGMVMPDELEALKTLRGDELETQFLELMHIHHADVIAMTQGEVDEGEYAPLQEMAEDMIEVQTAEMGEMEDMLGFVPRPAA from the coding sequence GTGAGCATCGCCTTAGGCGCCGCGAGTTGTACCGCTGAAGACACCCCTCGGTACAACGCCACGGACGTGCATTTCCTTGGAATGATGGTGCCGCACCACGAACAAGCCATCGAGATGAGCGACATTTTGTTGGACAGCCCCGATGCTGATCCCCAAGTGCGTGATCTAGCCCAGCGCATCCGCGACGGCCAGGCACGCGAAAACGACCAGATGCGCACGTGGGCGGACGAGTGGGGCGAGCACGAGGCAATGGAATTTCATTCACAGCACATCGCCAACGGCATGGTGATGCCCGACGAGCTCGAAGCGCTAAAAACATTGCGTGGTGACGAGCTGGAGACGCAATTCTTGGAGCTCATGCACATCCACCACGCGGATGTCATCGCAATGACTCAAGGCGAGGTGGATGAGGGGGAGTACGCACCGTTGCAGGAAATGGCTGAGGACATGATCGAGGTGCAGACAGCCGAGATGGGCGAAATGGAAGACATGCTCGGCTTTGTTCCCAGGCCCGCTGCCTAA
- a CDS encoding DUF3618 domain-containing protein yields MARDINDIQRDIARTRSQLASTLDELANRTQPNNLVADAKVQANEKLNDPQVQNILAGVGAVVVGLIALTVARNRKKKNELKEIKRMLAARA; encoded by the coding sequence GTGGCACGAGACATCAACGATATTCAGCGCGACATCGCCCGCACCCGTAGCCAGTTGGCTAGCACCCTGGATGAGCTGGCGAACCGCACCCAGCCAAACAATCTGGTTGCTGATGCGAAGGTGCAGGCGAACGAGAAGCTTAACGATCCACAGGTGCAGAACATTCTTGCCGGCGTCGGCGCAGTGGTTGTTGGTCTGATCGCTTTGACTGTTGCTCGTAACCGGAAGAAGAAAAACGAGCTCAAGGAAATCAAGCGCATGCTCGCAGCTCGCGCATAA
- the bcp gene encoding thioredoxin-dependent thiol peroxidase — protein sequence MTEPSRLNVGDTAPAFTLPSDSGKDVSLSDYAGKRVIVYFYPRANTPGCTKEACDFRDNLAQFNDSDTAVLGISPDPVEKLAKFRDDHELTFPLLSDESKEVMTAWGAFGEKKNYGKIVQGVIRSTFLVGTDGTIESAQYNVKATGHVGRLLRDLPL from the coding sequence ATGACTGAACCCTCGCGACTCAATGTTGGCGATACCGCCCCAGCATTTACTCTGCCTAGCGATTCCGGCAAGGATGTCTCACTTTCCGATTACGCCGGCAAGCGTGTGATCGTGTACTTCTACCCGCGCGCCAACACCCCAGGTTGCACCAAGGAAGCCTGCGATTTTCGCGATAACTTGGCACAATTTAATGACTCCGACACCGCTGTTCTCGGCATCAGCCCTGACCCAGTAGAGAAGTTGGCCAAGTTCCGAGACGACCACGAACTTACGTTCCCGCTGCTTTCCGACGAGTCCAAAGAGGTCATGACCGCTTGGGGCGCGTTTGGTGAAAAGAAGAACTACGGCAAGATCGTCCAGGGAGTCATCCGGTCCACCTTCCTCGTCGGTACCGATGGCACCATTGAATCGGCCCAGTACAACGTCAAGGCCACCGGCCACGTTGGTCGCCTGCTGCGGGATCTGCCGCTGTAA
- a CDS encoding TetR/AcrR family transcriptional regulator: MTDEQELLVPRRRPAQARSRERFDRILVAARSVLVDVGFESFTFDEVAKRSEVPIGTLYQFFANKYVLICELDRVDTAEAVAELRRFSEQVPALQWPDILDEFIDHLARMWHEDPSRRAVWHAVQSTPATRYTASVTEREMLEIIADALEPLNSHASYDARYNLAGLLVHTVSSLLNYAVSDLDAGEDSFVRVVPEIKRMLIAYLFAVAQA; the protein is encoded by the coding sequence ATGACCGACGAACAGGAACTGCTTGTCCCCCGCCGCCGGCCCGCCCAGGCCCGCTCGCGGGAACGCTTCGACCGTATTTTGGTGGCGGCCCGAAGCGTCCTTGTCGATGTCGGATTCGAATCCTTCACTTTCGACGAAGTGGCCAAGCGCTCTGAAGTGCCGATCGGCACTTTGTACCAGTTCTTTGCTAATAAATACGTGCTGATCTGCGAGCTTGACCGCGTTGACACAGCCGAAGCCGTTGCTGAACTACGCCGTTTCTCCGAACAAGTTCCTGCACTCCAGTGGCCCGATATTCTCGACGAATTCATCGACCACCTCGCCCGAATGTGGCACGAAGACCCTTCGCGCCGCGCCGTTTGGCACGCGGTCCAATCGACCCCGGCGACACGCTACACCGCCTCGGTCACCGAGCGCGAAATGCTTGAGATCATCGCGGACGCACTGGAGCCGCTCAACTCGCATGCCTCTTACGACGCCCGCTATAACCTTGCTGGACTTTTGGTCCACACCGTTTCCTCGCTGCTCAACTACGCAGTAAGTGACCTTGACGCGGGCGAAGACTCGTTTGTGCGCGTGGTCCCTGAGATCAAGCGCATGTTGATCGCGTATCTCTTCGCCGTGGCTCAGGCCTAG
- a CDS encoding winged helix-turn-helix domain-containing protein, which yields MAHPRHQLNPHFNNPLRFSLMASLAGAESMTFQQAKDYLGTTDSTLSKHASALEKEGYVKIDKHFVGKKAQTKFSLSKEGLRAWNDHLAALKAIAEGP from the coding sequence ATGGCGCACCCTCGGCATCAGCTCAACCCGCATTTCAATAATCCGCTGCGATTCTCCCTTATGGCCAGTCTCGCGGGCGCTGAATCCATGACATTTCAGCAGGCCAAAGATTACCTTGGCACCACAGACTCCACCTTGTCCAAGCACGCATCGGCCCTGGAGAAGGAAGGGTATGTGAAGATTGACAAGCACTTCGTAGGAAAGAAAGCCCAGACAAAATTTTCGCTGTCCAAGGAGGGCTTGCGCGCTTGGAATGATCACCTCGCTGCGCTGAAGGCGATTGCCGAGGGCCCCTAG
- the acpS gene encoding holo-ACP synthase AcpS, whose protein sequence is MHIGVDLVCISDFRTQLEVPGSTFEQVFTSRELRVAGGKPDRAEHLAGRWAAKEAFIKAWSQSLYGLPPVIEPDRVDFAEIEVVADRFGRVAVQLHGAVAAVAPVAQSLSISHDGDYAMATCLVM, encoded by the coding sequence ATGCATATCGGCGTAGATCTGGTCTGCATCTCCGACTTCCGGACGCAGCTCGAGGTGCCCGGATCGACCTTTGAGCAGGTCTTCACCTCGCGTGAGTTGCGCGTGGCAGGGGGAAAACCGGATCGCGCCGAGCACCTCGCGGGGCGATGGGCTGCGAAAGAGGCGTTTATTAAGGCTTGGTCGCAGTCGCTTTACGGGCTGCCGCCGGTGATTGAACCGGATCGGGTGGATTTCGCGGAGATCGAAGTGGTCGCTGACCGGTTCGGGCGTGTCGCAGTGCAGTTGCATGGTGCGGTGGCTGCGGTGGCTCCGGTGGCGCAGTCGCTTTCCATTAGCCACGACGGTGATTACGCCATGGCGACTTGTTTGGTGATGTAG